In the Verrucomicrobiales bacterium genome, one interval contains:
- a CDS encoding sigma-70 family RNA polymerase sigma factor, which yields MKRAGTDPLPTRASLLERLKDPEDQDSHREFYDLYRNLIYGVAMKYGLSDADAQDIIQETMRSVTQKLAEFQYDPKVGSFKGWLLQNTKWRIIELLRTQKKHLKKPSTSGDDSRRTGTMERVPDPSGNNLDEIWEGEWQRTLLERAVTKVRQEVRPLQFQIFDCYVLKQWPVEKVAKTLGVSATQAYIAKLRVGKKLRDEIKRLETQLI from the coding sequence CGAGTCTACTGGAACGACTCAAAGATCCCGAGGACCAGGACAGCCATCGGGAATTTTACGACCTCTACCGCAACCTCATTTATGGGGTGGCGATGAAATACGGGCTCTCCGACGCCGACGCCCAGGACATCATTCAGGAGACCATGCGCTCGGTCACACAAAAGCTCGCCGAATTCCAATACGATCCCAAGGTGGGCTCCTTTAAAGGCTGGCTGCTGCAGAATACCAAATGGCGGATTATTGAACTGCTCCGCACCCAAAAGAAGCACCTCAAGAAGCCGTCCACCAGCGGAGACGACTCTCGCCGAACCGGCACGATGGAGCGCGTTCCCGACCCCAGCGGAAATAACCTGGATGAGATCTGGGAGGGAGAATGGCAGCGCACCCTGCTCGAACGAGCGGTGACGAAGGTGCGCCAGGAAGTCCGGCCGCTCCAATTTCAGATTTTTGACTGCTACGTCCTGAAACAATGGCCCGTCGAGAAGGTGGCCAAAACCCTGGGCGTCAGCGCAACCCAGGCCTACATCGCCAAACTTCGCGTGGGCAAGAAGCTGCGCGATGAGATTAAGCGCCTCGAGACGCAGCTAATCTAG